In the Limanda limanda chromosome 1, fLimLim1.1, whole genome shotgun sequence genome, one interval contains:
- the LOC133000604 gene encoding hatching enzyme 1.2-like: MIMEHSCSVMLSLLIAALLFAGNLKDVNSSPVLEASKVLQEDWLITALDYMESYPETLQELLSKNYAVLEGDIMLSSDRNAVGNTWPTQKIPYLISPELASRTEDILSAIAMVTEHTCLTFHKRTTEADHMHFMIGKGCASYVGIIGGGQPVFIAPQCIMGNIVHEILHALGFHHEHTRKDRDQYITILPDNIMKGKQRNFKIQQGNTFNLPYDINSILHYGRGFFSANGLDTIVPLKSMNDMGQRVQMTKLDIQRVRHLYKCASLQPLVTATGGRNTNQTTSLN; this comes from the exons ATGTTGAGTCTTCTTATCGCTGCACTTTTATTTGCAGGAAACCTGAAAGATG TCAACTCCAGTCCTGTTCTTGAAGCTAGCAAAG TACTTCAAGAGGACTGGCTCATCACAGCATTGGATTATATGGAATCATACCCAGAGACATTACAAG AGCTGCTGTCCAAGAACTATGCAGTGTTGGAGGGCGACATAATGTTGTCG TCTGACAGGAATGCTGTGGGAAATACGTGGCCAACACAGAAGATACCATACCTTATCAGCCCGGAGTTAG ccagTCGGACAGAGGACATCCTCTCTGCTATCGCCATGGTTACTGAGCACACATGTCTGACCTTTCACAAAAGAACCACTGAGGCTGACCACATGCACTTCATGATCGGCAAAGG ATGTGCTTCATATGTGGGCATCATTGGCGGTGGGCAGCCTGTGTTTATCGCTCCCCAGTGTATCATGGGTAACATCGTCCACGAGATTCTTCACGCGTTGGGTTTCCATCATGAACACACGAGGAAAGACCGTGACCAGTACATCACCATTTTGCCTGATAATATCATGAAAG GTAAGCAGAGAAACTTCAAGATACAACAAGGAAACACTTTTAATCTGCCTTATGACATCAATTCCATCCTGCACTACGGAAG aggGTTTTTTTCAGCAAACGGTCTGGATACCATCGTTCCATTAAAATCTATGAACGATATGGGACAGAGGGTTCAAATGACAAAGCTGGACATCCAGAGAGTTCGTCACCTCTACAAATGTG CTTCACTGCAGCCCCTGGTTACTGCCACTGGAGGGCGCAATACCAACCAGACAACAAGCTTAAATTGA